One genomic segment of Cydia splendana chromosome 5, ilCydSple1.2, whole genome shotgun sequence includes these proteins:
- the LOC134790525 gene encoding nuclear pore complex protein Nup93-like, translating to MGDSDFSKLLQQAEQLTTEIEGNEELPRVERSLGQVLEASQELYSKVIQSGANDIQAHLLFGSKGIDLQQISQKLDTLSSKRTFEPLQPIADSDVESFLKNERENAILSLIDEVNRNALQTVEDQKWEHMVSEWNKEKIKLMNAMIGPSQNWLDLKRTAEPPSIADTPKKFGHSILDPVEVAYSKQVHQYNKLVFQGSKSRTPLYQKFAQVAEELNDPKVKEMWEIIKTMANVPLLAREEDPLKLRGNPTNQQFFIAQGKKYLEKRYKQYMSDVVRTNPGGALRGGEPGTYPLVRGFVALRLQAAPALSDGTIDDRPLWPMVYYCLRSGDATAALHCLRKAGRDHEEFIAALEEHISNPEKALSDKLQTAINFQYRIQVRNSTDPYKRAVYCVVGGCDPSDEHSEVARTADDYLWLKLAVIKSGSTQTESFTYSDLQKLILEEYGETHYHAYEKPLVYFQVLTLTGQFEPAIEFLSRIPRYRVHGVHMALALHDVYMLGTPRNVQAPLLSVDTEDPPPLRRLNLARLLLLYVRKFELTDPSDALHYYFFLRNLKDPEGKNLFMCCCTDLALECRDYEMLFGRSDTNTGVRSPGLLDQFNNPHIDSKVIALNVAEQLVNKGLFEDAITVYDIAENLEKVLELFCMLLPQVLVAGGGGALRARLGTRAEHVSRRLRREGPALPPALVEAYTKLCKLITFFDQFHAENYDAALETLRECSLVPLRRSELEARVAGARCARGALLRALPAVLRAVCTVLVAQRQRLRQAPREALPGAPHTNTDKQLEWLREQAEVLNTFAGNIAYRMPGDTYSQLAQMQILMH from the exons ATGGGTGACTCCGATTTTAGCAAGTTATTACAGCAAGCGGAACAGCTAACAACAGAGATAGAAGGCAATGAAGAACTGCCAAGGGTTGAGCGCTCCTTGGGGCAGGTGTTGGAGGCTTCACAAGAGTTATATTCCAAAGTTATTCAATCTGGCGCCAATGACATCCAAGC CCACTTGCTGTTCGGTTCAAAAGGAATAGATTTGCAGCAAATATCTCAAAAGCTAGATACACTGAGTTCTAAACGAACATTTGAGCCTCTGCAGCCTATTGCGGATTCAGACGTCGAGAGTTTCTTGAAGAATGAGAGAGAAAACGCCATATTATCACTAATCGATGAAGTGAACAGAAAT GCACTACAAACAGTTGAAGACCAGAAATGGGAGCACATGGTATCAGAATGGAACAAAGAGAAGATCAAGCTAATGAATGCCATGATAGGCCCCTCTCAAAACTGGCTAGATTTAAAACGCACAGCAGAGCCCCCTAGCATTGCTGATACTCCCAAGAAGTTTGGACACTCTATCCTAGATCCCGTGGAGGTGGCATATTCAAAGCAAGTTCATCAGTACAATAAGCTGGTGTTCCAAGGTTCTAAGTCAAGAACGCCTTTGTACCAGAAATTTGCACAGGTTGCCGAGGAGCTGAATGACCCT AAAGTGAAAGAGATGTGGGAAATTATAAAGACAATGGCCAATGTTCCGCTCCTAGCAAGGGAGGAGGATCCTTTGAAGTTGAGAGGGAATCCCACCAACCAGCAGTTTTTCATTGCACAAGGGAAGAAGTATTTGGAAAAGAG ATACAAGCAGTACATGAGCGACGTGGTCCGCACGAACCCTGGCGGCGCGCTGCGTGGTGGTGAGCCGGGCACCTACCCCCTCGTGCGGGGCTTCGTCGCCCTGCGCCTGCAGGCCGCGCCCGCGCTCTCTGACGGCACGATTGACGACCGTCCTCTCTGGCCCATGGTGTATTACTGTTTGAGAAGCGGTGATGCTACTGCAGCATTACATTGCCTCAGGAAGGCTGG GAGAGATCATGAAGAGTTTATTGCGGCTCTGGAGGAGCACATCAGCAATCCGGAGAAGGCTTTAAGTGATAAGCTGCAAACTGCTATCAACTTCCAGTACAGAATCCAAGTTCGCAATTCAACTGATCCATATAAAAGAGCT GTATACTGTGTGGTGGGCGGCTGCGACCCGAGCGACGAACATTCCGAAGTTGCTCGCACGGCCGACGACTATCTGTGGTTGAAACTGGCGGTCATCAAGAGCGGATCTACACAGACCGAGTCCTTCACTTACTCCGACTTGCAGAAACTGATCTTAGAAGAATATG GTGAGACACATTACCACGCGTATGAAAAACCACTGGTCTACTTCCAAGTGCTAACATTGACTGGACAGTTTGAACCGGCGATTGAATTCCTGTCAAGAATACCAAG atATCGAGTACACGGTGTTCACATGGCCCTGGCGCTACATGACGTCTACATGTTGGGAACACCTCGCAACGTCCAAGCGCCCCTAC TGTCGGTGGACACGGAAGACCCGCCGCCGCTGCGCCGCCTCAACCTGGCCCGCCTGTTGTTGCTCTACGTGAGGAAGTTTGAGCTCACAGACCCCTCCGATGCTTTACACTATTACTTCTTCCTCAG AAACTTGAAAGACCCTGAAGGCAAGAACTTATTCATGTGCTGTTGCACGGACCTAGCTCTAGAGTGCCGCGACTACGAGATGCTGTTCGGGCGCTCCGACACCAACACCGGCGTGCGCAGCCCCGGCCTGCTCGACCAGTTCAACAACCCGCACATTGACAGCAAA GTGATTGCCCTGAATGTCGCTGAGCAGCTAGTTAACAAAGGCCTGTTCGAAGATGCCATTACTGTTTATGATATAGCCGAG AACCTCGAGAAAGTCCTAGAGCTATTCTGCATGCTGCTCCCCCAAGTGCTGGtggcgggcggcggcggcgcgctgcgcgcCCGCCTCGGCACGCGCGCCGAGCACGTGTCGCGCCGCCTGCGCCGCGAGGGACCCGCGCTGCCGCCGGCGCTCGTCGAAGCCTACACGAAGCTGTGCAAGCTCATTACCTTCTTTGATCAGTTCCATGCTGAGAATTACGACGCCGCATTGGAG ACGCTGCGCGAGTGCTCGTTAGTCCCGCTCCGGCGCAGCGAGCTGGAAGCGCGCGTGGCGGGCGCGCGCTGCGCCCGCGGCGCGCTGCTGCGCGCGCTGCCGGCCGTGCTGCGCGCCGTGTGCACGGTGCTGGTGGCGCAGCGCCAGCGCCTGCGCCAAGCGCCCAGGGAGGCCCTGCCCGGCGCGCCGCACACCAACACCGACAAG CAATTGGAATGGCTACGGGAGCAGGCGGAGGTGCTGAACACATTCGCGGGCAACATCGCGTACAGAATGCCCGGCGACACCTACAGCCAACTGGCGCAGATGCAGATCCTTATGCACTAA
- the LOC134790526 gene encoding putative nuclease HARBI1, with protein sequence MNTLFKLQLLRGSSHREKIVRRHLRDVSDCVNLPDSYLLKNCGVNRMVFHRILLILEPVVPKTQRSNGIPFPLKVLLTLSFLASGSHQKSVGKDFNVNISQKSVSRVIKIIVEGLNFVLDKWVVFPSSSLQREQIKDGFYRKYHYPETIGCLDGTYVEIVCPRDDEEAFYDKKCQYSIHAQIMCDADMVITAVCCRFGGASSNAYIWSKMNIRPFIEHVSKQGETGWIIADSKYPQRPWLMTPIPHAPQGTPESQYNHFHARTKSCINCCIAKLKGRWQCLYKRPLHYSPQRAAKIINACAVLHNLCTKAGLDTEPYVETEALTMNEATELPEDNMNDLYIGMEVRRQLAERIYYSV encoded by the exons ATGAACACTCTTTTTAAATTACAATTGCTACGAGGCAGTTCTCACAGAGAGAAAATAGTACGCAGACACCTCCGAGATGTATCCGATTGTGTAAATCTGCCCGACTCGTATTTACTCAAAAACTGTGGAGTTAACCGGATGGTATTCCATCGAATTCTACTTATACTAGAGCCTGTTGTTCCCAAGACACAAAGGTCGAATGGTATACCATTCCCTTTAAAG GTACTGCTGACTTTGTCATTTCTGGCTAGTGGTTCCCATCAGAAGTCAGTGGGCAAAGATTTCAATGTCAATATTTCCCAAAAGTCAGTGAGTAGAGTTATCAAGATCATTGTAGAAGGACTCAACTTTGTGTTGGATAAATGGGTGGTATTTCCAAGTAGTTCCCTTCAGAGGGAACAAATAAAAGATGG TTTTTACAGGAAGTATCACTATCCTGAAACTATTGGATGCCTAGATGGCACTTATGTTGAAATAGTGTGCCCTAGGGATGATGAAGAAGCATTCTATGACAAAAAATGCCAATACTCCATACATGCACAGatt ATGTGTGATGCGGATATGGTGATAACAGCAGTGTGCTGCCGTTTTGGCGGGGCGTCGAGCAACGCCTACATCTGGAGCAAGATGAACATTCGGCCTTTTATCGAGCATGTCAGTAAGCAGGGCGAGACTGGCTGGATTattg CTGACAGCAAATATCCGCAAAGACCATGGCTTATGACACCGATCCCCCACGCGCCCCAAGGCACGCCAGAATCCCAGTACAACCACTTCCACGCTCGCACGAAATCCTGCATCAACTGCTGCATCGCGAAGCTAAAGGGCCGATGGCAGTGCCTTTATAAAAGACCTCTACATTACTCCCCACAAAGAGCTGCGAAGATTATCAATGCTTGTGCTGTGTTGCATAATCTTTGCACAAAAGCTGGGTTGGACACGGAGCCTTATGTAGAAACTGAGGCGCTTACGATGAATGAAGCTACTGAACTGCCTGAAGATAATATGAATGACTTGTATATTGGTATGGAAGTGAGACGGCAGTTGGCGGAAAGAATTTACTACAGTGTTTAA
- the LOC134791085 gene encoding myb/SANT-like DNA-binding domain-containing protein 4, with protein MERRKASPEQLNMLLHFLEEDKELAIGKFTGLEGRVRQTNAWIKITEKLNANSGFGSGAIKTPDKWQQTWRDWKSNVKKKAFRIRKNRFTPGCNASTQLTDSEEKILRLICTNTSAFGLPGVPETSALSSNHMVPSQSNISNEICSSDPSTSSMKWPSDPQHFTQADIDMSLEDGVGGDMDQAMSSNEVSSAPVTGKPLWKRGRPVRLVHDRLLNLEEERIRIEKQKLLEKKRCNNIRLKMEKDRLEIERQRNMLLEKLLVAVEAVAHR; from the exons ATGGAAAGGCGTAAGGCAAGCCCCGAGCAGTTGAACATGCTCCTGCACTTCTTAGAGGAGGATAAAGAGTTAGCGATAGGTAAATTCACAGGCTTGGAAGGTAGAGTTCGGCAAACGAATGCTTGGATTAAAATTACCGAAAAACTAAATGCTAACTCTGGTTTCGGATCTGGTGCTATAAAGACTCCTGATAAATGGCAACAG ACATGGCGTGATTGGAAATCTAATGTGAAAAAGAAAGCATTTAGGATACGCAAAAATCGCTTTACTCCCGGTTGCAATGCAAGTACTCAGTTAACAGATTCGGAAGAGAAGATTCTTAGACTTATTTGCACAAATACTTCAGCATTTGGACTACCAGGAGTGCCTGAAACATCAGCTCTCTCATCAAATCATATG GTTCCGTCTCAGAGTAACATATCAAATGAGATATGCAGTTCAGATCCGTCTACCAGCAGTatg AAATGGCCATCGGATCCACAACATTTCACACAAGCAGACATTGACATGAGTTTAGAAGATGGAGTTGGGGGTGACATGGACCAAGCGATGAGTTCCAATGAGGTGTCCTCTGCTCCAGTCACTGGGAAGCCTTTGTGGAAAAGGGGAAGACCAGTCA gaCTGGTACATGACAGACTTTTAAACTTGGAAGAAGAGAGGATTAGAATAGAAAAGCAAAAACTTTTAGAAAAGAAGAGATGCAATAACATAAGACTCAAAATGGAGAAGGATAGACTTGAGATTGAGCGGCAGAGGAATATGTTAttagaaaa ACTACTAGTGGCTGTAGAAGCTGTAGCACATAGATGA